In Ilumatobacter fluminis, the following proteins share a genomic window:
- a CDS encoding DNA alkylation repair protein: MGWVDDVIERTEAALDGQGDPERAAGAEHYMKGVAPFLGLTAGERRSLLRAAWAGLGTPTSDELGDASTQLMTFDEREFHYAATDLTARFRRAADADFLDRWAERLLTTKPWWDTVDGFGSSIVCPFGRDHDVTATIDRWSESGDIWLVRSAIQHQRGWKDDTDIVRALELCDRHWSNREFFVAKAIGWALRDLTRLDPPAVRRFLDTHPEPNRVAVREAERGLART, encoded by the coding sequence GTGGGTTGGGTCGACGACGTGATCGAGCGCACCGAGGCCGCGCTCGACGGGCAGGGCGATCCTGAACGGGCGGCGGGTGCCGAGCACTACATGAAGGGCGTCGCTCCGTTCCTGGGTCTGACGGCCGGCGAGCGACGCTCGCTGCTCCGAGCAGCGTGGGCCGGCCTCGGCACGCCGACGAGCGACGAGCTCGGTGATGCGTCGACGCAGCTGATGACGTTCGACGAACGCGAGTTCCACTATGCGGCGACCGACCTGACGGCACGATTTCGACGCGCTGCCGACGCCGACTTCCTCGATCGATGGGCCGAGCGCCTGCTGACCACGAAGCCGTGGTGGGACACCGTCGACGGGTTCGGCAGTTCGATCGTGTGCCCGTTCGGACGCGACCACGACGTGACGGCGACGATCGATCGGTGGTCGGAGTCGGGCGACATCTGGCTGGTGCGCTCGGCGATCCAACACCAACGGGGTTGGAAGGACGACACCGACATCGTTCGGGCCCTCGAACTGTGCGATCGACACTGGTCGAACCGCGAGTTCTTCGTCGCGAAGGCGATCGGCTGGGCCCTGCGTGACCTGACTCGCCTCGACCCACCGGCGGTCCGCCGGTTCCTCGACACGCATCCGGAACCCAACCGAGTCGCGGTCAGAGAAGCCGAACGAGGCCTGGCCCGAACCTGA
- a CDS encoding YbaK/EbsC family protein → MSEWHKNVQRVVEAGEQLGIEVVPHHQPDGAKTAADAAAAIGCDVGQIVKSLIFGVDGEIVLAYVSGSNQLDEKKLAAAAGGAKCGRVDADAVRAATGYPIGGVPPFGHTSELPVFVDPDLLQYEEVWAAAGTWHDVFPLTPDDLVRVSNGTVTDLKK, encoded by the coding sequence ATGAGCGAGTGGCACAAGAACGTCCAGCGGGTCGTCGAAGCGGGCGAACAGCTCGGGATCGAGGTCGTCCCGCATCATCAGCCAGACGGTGCCAAGACCGCCGCCGATGCTGCGGCGGCGATCGGCTGCGATGTCGGCCAGATCGTGAAGAGCCTGATCTTCGGTGTCGACGGTGAGATCGTGCTGGCGTACGTGAGCGGCTCGAACCAGCTCGACGAGAAGAAGCTCGCCGCTGCCGCCGGCGGGGCGAAGTGCGGGCGTGTCGACGCCGACGCGGTGCGGGCCGCCACCGGCTATCCGATCGGTGGTGTGCCGCCGTTCGGTCACACCAGCGAGCTGCCCGTGTTCGTCGATCCCGACCTGCTCCAGTACGAGGAGGTGTGGGCAGCCGCCGGCACCTGGCACGACGTGTTCCCCCTGACACCCGACGACCTGGTCCGCGTCAGCAACGGCACCGTCACCGACCTCAAGAAGTAA
- a CDS encoding amidase → MSDLCDHSAVELASMIRQREVSARELLDACLARIDAVNPRLNAVVTLVPDRAAERADEADEAVARGDELGPLHGLPIAHKDLEPTAGIRTTMGSPIFADWVPDIDGLVVERLRAAGAVTIGKTNTPEFGAGSNTFNPVFGATRNPYDPSLTCGGSSGGAAVALATGMVPIADGSDMGGSLRNPASFCNVVGLRPSAGRVPSWPNRAPWSPLATAGAMARSVDDLALQMQALAGPDHRIPISLPQSGDSFAEVLTQQPADLTGLRVAWTPDLGLPVDRAVRDALAFVPDRLGELGCDVVDDAPDLGDAGEIFQVLRAWHFELAAGELYDRVSEQLKETVRWNVELGRSFTLTDHARAAAGHADLVERARRFFGCYDVLALPAVQVVPFPVETEWPTEIDGTTMPTYVDWMRSCSDITLTGCPAMSMPAAFTPDGLPVGVQFVGPPRSDVELMRFAKAWELAVPAGERRATFGAI, encoded by the coding sequence ATGAGCGACCTCTGCGATCACTCGGCCGTCGAGCTGGCTTCGATGATCCGGCAGCGGGAGGTATCGGCACGCGAGCTGCTCGACGCATGTCTGGCACGCATCGACGCCGTGAACCCTCGGCTCAACGCCGTCGTCACCCTCGTCCCCGACCGGGCCGCCGAGCGGGCCGACGAGGCCGACGAAGCGGTCGCACGCGGCGACGAGCTCGGTCCGCTGCACGGCCTGCCGATCGCCCACAAAGACCTCGAGCCGACCGCCGGGATCCGGACCACGATGGGGTCGCCGATCTTCGCCGACTGGGTTCCCGACATCGACGGGCTGGTCGTCGAGCGGCTGCGAGCCGCCGGCGCGGTCACGATCGGCAAGACGAACACGCCCGAGTTCGGCGCCGGATCGAACACGTTCAACCCGGTCTTCGGCGCCACCCGCAACCCGTACGACCCGTCTCTCACGTGCGGCGGCTCGAGCGGAGGAGCGGCGGTCGCGCTCGCGACCGGCATGGTGCCGATCGCCGATGGGTCCGACATGGGCGGTTCGTTGCGCAACCCGGCGTCGTTCTGCAACGTCGTGGGCCTCCGGCCGTCGGCCGGACGGGTGCCGTCGTGGCCGAACCGTGCGCCCTGGTCGCCGCTCGCCACGGCCGGGGCGATGGCTCGTTCGGTCGACGACCTGGCGTTGCAGATGCAGGCGCTCGCCGGGCCCGACCATCGCATCCCGATCTCGCTGCCGCAGTCGGGCGACTCGTTCGCCGAGGTGCTCACGCAGCAGCCCGCCGACCTGACCGGGCTCCGCGTCGCTTGGACGCCCGACCTCGGCCTGCCGGTCGATCGTGCCGTTCGCGACGCGCTCGCATTCGTGCCCGACCGACTGGGCGAACTGGGGTGCGACGTCGTGGACGACGCACCCGACCTCGGCGACGCCGGCGAGATCTTCCAGGTGCTTCGGGCCTGGCACTTCGAACTGGCGGCCGGCGAGCTGTACGACCGGGTGTCCGAGCAGCTGAAGGAGACGGTTCGCTGGAACGTCGAACTCGGTCGCTCGTTCACCCTCACCGATCACGCCCGTGCCGCCGCCGGCCACGCCGACCTCGTCGAACGAGCTCGCCGGTTCTTCGGGTGCTACGACGTGCTGGCGTTGCCCGCCGTCCAGGTCGTGCCGTTCCCGGTCGAGACCGAGTGGCCCACCGAGATCGACGGCACGACCATGCCGACCTACGTCGACTGGATGCGCTCGTGCTCCGACATCACGCTCACGGGCTGTCCGGCGATGTCGATGCCGGCCGCCTTCACACCGGACGGGCTGCCGGTGGGCGTCCAGTTCGTGGGGCCACCCCGGAGCGACGTCGAGTTGATGCGTTTCGCCAAGGCCTGGGAACTGGCTGTCCCGGCGGGCGAGCGGCGGGCTACGTTCGGCGCGATATGA
- a CDS encoding MFS transporter — protein MGGTAEPELRSERFPGWWVVTGAFLVLMTSSGLGFYGLAVYLNALSKERGWEVSSISLATTFFFFVGGMVGVLAARLIGRYDVRHVIAAGGVIGSVALFGLGRVTAPWQLFVVYGVFAFGFAFAGLVPVTTVVTRWFHQRRGVALSVASTGLSAGGIVITPAAKWLLDREGLEAGTPWLAIVWAVGIIPVAYWLIKPDPAALGWLPDGLRATPGVAAAAPAGTPFHEAVRSRFFIAVTAAYVLALGSQVGGIQQLVKLVEERTTADTAALATLVLAATSVVARLVGGRVVTSVPMTGFTAVLAGLQGVAMFFLAFADTTTAIFMAIILFGATVGNILMLQPLLIAERFGVRDYPRIYSRAQLYVLIGTAGGPLLLGWLHDLSGDYELSYMIAGLCSALALFVFLMAGPANEPEPAPAEPEYA, from the coding sequence GTGGGCGGGACTGCTGAACCAGAACTGAGAAGCGAGCGCTTCCCCGGCTGGTGGGTGGTCACCGGCGCCTTCCTCGTCCTGATGACGTCCTCGGGCCTGGGCTTCTACGGATTGGCCGTCTACCTCAACGCACTCAGCAAGGAACGAGGCTGGGAGGTCTCGTCGATCTCGCTCGCGACGACGTTCTTCTTCTTCGTCGGCGGCATGGTCGGGGTGCTGGCCGCACGCCTGATCGGTCGCTACGACGTCCGCCACGTCATCGCGGCCGGCGGTGTCATCGGCAGCGTGGCGTTGTTCGGCCTCGGACGGGTCACGGCCCCCTGGCAACTGTTCGTCGTCTACGGCGTCTTTGCGTTCGGGTTCGCCTTCGCCGGGCTCGTCCCGGTCACGACCGTGGTGACCCGCTGGTTCCACCAACGCCGCGGTGTCGCCCTGTCGGTGGCCTCGACCGGGTTGTCGGCCGGCGGCATCGTCATCACACCGGCCGCCAAGTGGCTCCTCGATCGGGAGGGCCTCGAAGCCGGCACGCCATGGCTCGCGATCGTGTGGGCCGTCGGGATCATCCCGGTCGCGTACTGGCTCATCAAGCCCGACCCCGCAGCACTCGGCTGGCTGCCCGACGGGCTTCGAGCGACGCCCGGCGTCGCCGCAGCTGCGCCGGCCGGCACCCCGTTCCACGAAGCGGTGCGATCGCGCTTCTTCATCGCCGTCACCGCCGCCTACGTCCTCGCCCTGGGTTCGCAGGTCGGCGGCATCCAGCAGCTCGTGAAGCTGGTGGAAGAACGCACCACCGCCGACACGGCAGCATTGGCGACGCTGGTGCTGGCGGCCACGTCGGTCGTCGCCCGTCTGGTCGGTGGGCGCGTGGTCACCTCGGTGCCCATGACCGGCTTCACTGCCGTACTCGCCGGGCTGCAGGGCGTCGCTATGTTCTTCCTCGCGTTCGCCGACACGACGACCGCCATCTTCATGGCGATCATCCTGTTCGGCGCAACGGTGGGCAACATCTTGATGCTGCAGCCGCTGCTGATCGCCGAACGCTTCGGGGTCCGCGACTATCCCCGCATCTACAGCCGTGCCCAGCTCTACGTCTTGATCGGTACGGCCGGTGGGCCGTTGCTGCTCGGCTGGCTCCACGACCTGTCCGGCGACTACGAGCTGTCGTACATGATCGCCGGACTCTGCTCCGCCCTTGCACTGTTCGTCTTCCTGATGGCCGGACCGGCGAACGAGCCCGAGCCGGCTCCCGCCGAACCCGAGTACGCATGA
- a CDS encoding zinc metalloprotease HtpX, producing MFTNTLKTGVLLAGMGGLIVAVAGILGGGSSASLTIGVVLALVMVGGSYWFSDKLALKAGGARPITREQAPEFYDMIARLAERADLPMPTVAIADNPQPNAFATGRNPNHAVVCATQGLLSSLSRDEVEGVMAHELMHVKHRDILIGSVAAAIATAISYMAQMAMFSQMFGGRDRRDSNPVAMLAVAILAPVAATLIQMAVSRSREYEADRGAAELIGTGEPLASALEKIEVLAKQRPMAVQPAQASMYIHNPLAEARSSQGGPNMSKMFSTHPPTAERIRRLREMNPSPIV from the coding sequence ATGTTCACCAACACGCTCAAGACCGGAGTCCTCCTCGCTGGCATGGGCGGTCTGATCGTGGCCGTCGCCGGCATCCTCGGCGGCGGGAGCAGTGCCTCGCTCACCATCGGCGTCGTTCTGGCGCTCGTGATGGTCGGCGGGTCGTACTGGTTCAGCGACAAGCTCGCCCTCAAGGCGGGCGGTGCGCGCCCGATCACCCGCGAACAAGCCCCCGAGTTCTACGACATGATCGCCCGCCTCGCCGAGCGGGCCGACCTCCCGATGCCGACCGTCGCCATCGCCGACAACCCGCAACCCAACGCCTTCGCCACGGGCCGCAACCCGAATCACGCCGTCGTGTGCGCCACCCAGGGCCTGCTGTCGTCGCTCAGCCGCGACGAGGTCGAGGGTGTCATGGCGCACGAGCTGATGCACGTCAAGCACCGCGACATCCTGATCGGATCCGTCGCCGCTGCGATCGCGACGGCGATCTCGTACATGGCGCAGATGGCGATGTTCTCGCAGATGTTCGGCGGCCGAGACCGTCGAGACAGCAACCCGGTCGCGATGCTCGCCGTGGCGATCCTCGCCCCGGTTGCTGCGACGCTGATCCAGATGGCGGTCTCGCGTTCTCGCGAGTACGAGGCCGACCGTGGCGCCGCCGAGTTGATCGGCACGGGCGAGCCGCTCGCGAGTGCGCTCGAGAAGATCGAGGTGCTGGCCAAGCAGCGACCGATGGCCGTGCAGCCCGCTCAGGCGTCGATGTACATCCACAACCCGCTCGCCGAGGCCCGGTCGAGCCAGGGCGGTCCGAACATGTCGAAGATGTTCAGCACCCACCCCCCGACCGCCGAACGCATCCGCCGCCTGAGAGAGATGAACCCGAGCCCCATCGTGTAG
- a CDS encoding acyl-CoA dehydrogenase family protein — protein sequence MADVIDELKSWLDENWDPDLTVAEWWERLGLAGWAAPALPTNAYGRDLSRNDAVKVAETIGEHGALGAPGGLGLLLAAPTIAMHGTQEQIDRYVRDIVTGQKAWCQLFSEPVAGSDLAGLQTRAVQDGDEWIVNGQKVWTSGGHYADLGMLIARTNSDVPKHQGITYFALDMHQDGVDIRPLKEMTGRALFNEVFMSDAVTTTDAMIGGQNNGWAVTNTTLAFERAGLGAGGGSAASSAAIRGTVAGHLDKRAGDFVQSRRSGGGGAQFRGAGKMLIELAKQTGAIDDPTIRQDLMRLHTLAEIGRMQTLRLKALKASGGDIPGFGNIGKLSMSDMMRLQRDLGLRILGPEGMLHAYESDAKAVLDEAVGKPMNGFVTELALFAQAPPIYGGTDQVQRNIIGERVLGLPKEPGPEKNTPFKDLPKNG from the coding sequence ATGGCTGACGTCATCGACGAACTGAAGAGCTGGCTCGACGAGAACTGGGATCCCGACCTGACGGTCGCGGAGTGGTGGGAACGCCTGGGTCTCGCCGGCTGGGCCGCACCGGCCCTGCCGACCAACGCCTACGGGCGCGACCTCTCCCGCAACGACGCCGTCAAGGTCGCCGAGACGATCGGCGAACACGGTGCGCTCGGTGCACCCGGTGGCCTTGGCCTGCTGCTCGCGGCACCGACGATCGCGATGCACGGCACCCAGGAACAGATCGATCGGTACGTCCGCGACATCGTCACCGGGCAGAAGGCCTGGTGCCAGCTGTTCTCCGAGCCGGTCGCCGGTTCCGACCTCGCCGGCCTCCAGACCCGCGCCGTCCAGGACGGCGACGAGTGGATCGTCAACGGCCAGAAGGTGTGGACCTCCGGTGGCCACTACGCCGACCTCGGCATGTTGATCGCCCGCACCAACTCAGACGTGCCCAAGCATCAGGGCATCACCTACTTCGCGCTCGACATGCACCAGGACGGCGTCGACATCCGACCGCTCAAGGAGATGACCGGCCGAGCACTCTTCAACGAGGTGTTCATGTCCGACGCCGTCACCACGACCGATGCCATGATCGGCGGCCAGAACAACGGGTGGGCCGTCACCAACACGACCCTGGCCTTCGAACGCGCCGGTCTCGGGGCGGGCGGTGGCAGCGCCGCCTCGAGCGCGGCGATCCGGGGCACGGTCGCGGGGCACCTCGACAAGCGAGCCGGCGACTTCGTCCAGAGCCGCCGCTCGGGCGGTGGCGGTGCTCAGTTCCGCGGCGCCGGCAAGATGCTGATCGAACTCGCCAAGCAGACCGGTGCGATCGACGACCCGACCATCCGCCAAGACCTGATGCGGCTGCACACCCTCGCCGAGATCGGTCGGATGCAGACCCTCCGGCTCAAGGCGCTCAAGGCGTCGGGTGGCGACATCCCCGGCTTCGGCAACATCGGCAAGCTGTCGATGTCGGACATGATGCGGCTCCAGCGCGACCTGGGTCTGCGCATCCTCGGACCGGAGGGCATGCTGCACGCCTACGAGAGCGACGCGAAGGCCGTGCTCGACGAAGCCGTCGGCAAGCCGATGAACGGGTTCGTCACCGAACTGGCCCTGTTCGCGCAGGCCCCGCCGATCTACGGGGGCACCGACCAGGTCCAACGCAACATCATCGGCGAACGGGTCCTCGGCCTCCCGAAGGAACCCGGGCCGGAGAAGAACACCCCCTTCAAAGACCTCCCCAAAAACGGCTGA
- the sufC gene encoding Fe-S cluster assembly ATPase SufC: MSTLTISGLSATVAGKQILNGIDLTVSSGEVHAIMGPNGAGKSTLSAVLMGKPGYEVTGGSVDLDGTDVLSLPAWRRAAAGLHLVMQYPTEVPGVMLDDMLGEALTTRGRTTDGLRDALAAEAAKIGFEERFLHRPLNVDLSGGEKKRNETLQLAVLRPTFAILDELDSGLDIDALRDCSRRVEEMSNDAESPLGVIAITHYNRLLEELKPDHVHILVKGRIVESGGPELAEVLERDGYAAFAPEADLADDADEPAGPRAQPGSLDDLFSM, from the coding sequence GTGAGCACCCTGACCATCTCCGGCCTGTCGGCCACCGTCGCCGGCAAGCAGATCCTGAACGGCATCGACCTCACCGTTTCCTCCGGCGAGGTGCACGCCATCATGGGCCCGAACGGCGCCGGCAAGAGCACCTTGTCGGCCGTGCTCATGGGCAAGCCGGGTTATGAGGTCACCGGTGGCTCGGTCGACCTCGACGGCACCGACGTGCTCTCGCTGCCGGCATGGCGGCGTGCCGCTGCCGGACTCCACCTCGTGATGCAGTACCCGACCGAGGTCCCGGGCGTCATGCTCGACGACATGCTCGGCGAAGCGCTCACCACGCGTGGCCGCACCACCGACGGCCTCCGCGATGCACTGGCGGCCGAGGCCGCGAAGATCGGTTTCGAGGAGCGATTCCTGCACCGTCCGCTCAACGTCGACCTGTCGGGCGGCGAGAAGAAGCGCAACGAGACGTTGCAGCTCGCGGTGCTCCGACCGACGTTCGCGATCCTCGACGAACTCGACTCCGGCCTCGACATCGACGCGCTCCGCGACTGCTCGCGCCGCGTCGAGGAGATGTCGAACGACGCCGAGTCGCCGCTCGGCGTGATCGCCATCACCCACTACAACCGCCTGCTCGAAGAGCTGAAGCCCGACCACGTGCACATCCTGGTCAAGGGCCGCATCGTCGAGTCGGGTGGCCCCGAACTGGCCGAGGTCCTCGAACGCGACGGCTACGCAGCCTTCGCCCCCGAAGCCGATCTCGCCGACGACGCCGACGAACCCGCCGGCCCCCGAGCCCAACCCGGCTCCCTCGACGACCTCTTCTCGATGTAA
- a CDS encoding non-heme iron oxygenase ferredoxin subunit produces MTTSHALFELDDLEPGTARKADIGGVKVAIVRIGDDVYAIGDTCTHADVSLSEGEVWCDELEIECPKHSSAFSLTTGEPQTLPATQPVPVYDATVIDGHVHVTITQEAVQ; encoded by the coding sequence ATGACGACCAGCCACGCCCTGTTCGAACTCGACGACCTCGAGCCCGGCACCGCCCGCAAGGCCGACATCGGCGGCGTCAAGGTCGCCATCGTCCGCATCGGCGACGACGTCTACGCCATCGGCGACACGTGCACCCATGCCGACGTCTCGCTGTCGGAGGGTGAGGTCTGGTGCGACGAGCTCGAGATCGAATGCCCGAAGCACAGCAGCGCGTTCAGCCTCACCACCGGTGAGCCGCAGACGTTGCCGGCGACCCAACCCGTGCCCGTGTACGACGCGACCGTGATCGACGGTCACGTCCACGTGACGATCACCCAGGAGGCCGTACAGTGA
- the sufD gene encoding Fe-S cluster assembly protein SufD: MSVAAPSLDLSRLDQIELPTTDQEIWRYSRIGDLDLARFTPGDHEVSIRNGDGYVADDGVVSLFDGPPDVFAEISAARGQAVHLVIPAGTVVPEPIVVTHSIPGGGALTTPRLLIDAGADSEVTVIEIFRSASGGAALTLPVLHTRVGAAARVKYLTVNELNDEAWSIGHQRAESDRDSTLLLSTVSLGGDYARVRTEARSIGRGASTKQVALYFADGTQMHDFRVIQDHVAPHTNSDLLFKGAVQDRSASVYTGLIAIGEEARGTAAYQTNRTLTLSEGAWAESVPNLDIRTNDVKCAHASAVGPIDEDQRFYLESRGVQPEIAERLVVLGFFDEVISQLPSAELAADLRARVAAKLKIGDDS, translated from the coding sequence ATGTCTGTTGCTGCTCCGTCCCTCGACCTGAGCCGGCTCGACCAGATCGAGCTGCCGACGACCGACCAGGAGATCTGGCGCTACAGCCGGATCGGCGACCTCGACCTCGCCCGCTTCACGCCGGGTGATCACGAGGTGTCGATCCGCAACGGCGACGGTTACGTCGCCGACGACGGCGTCGTGTCCCTGTTCGACGGTCCGCCTGACGTGTTCGCCGAGATCAGCGCCGCTCGCGGTCAGGCCGTTCACCTCGTCATCCCGGCAGGCACCGTCGTGCCCGAGCCGATCGTCGTCACCCACTCGATCCCGGGCGGCGGCGCCCTGACGACGCCCCGTCTCCTGATCGACGCAGGCGCCGACAGCGAGGTCACCGTCATCGAGATCTTCCGGTCGGCGAGCGGCGGAGCGGCGCTCACCCTGCCGGTGCTCCACACCCGGGTCGGCGCCGCCGCGCGGGTGAAGTACCTGACCGTCAACGAGTTGAACGACGAAGCCTGGTCGATCGGACACCAGCGTGCGGAGAGCGACCGCGACTCCACGCTGCTGCTGTCGACGGTGTCGCTCGGCGGCGACTACGCACGCGTTCGCACCGAAGCCCGCTCGATCGGACGCGGCGCCTCCACCAAGCAGGTTGCGCTCTACTTCGCCGACGGCACCCAGATGCACGACTTCCGCGTGATCCAGGATCACGTCGCACCGCACACGAACAGCGATCTGCTGTTCAAGGGCGCCGTGCAGGACCGGTCGGCAAGCGTGTACACCGGCCTGATCGCGATCGGCGAGGAGGCGCGCGGCACCGCCGCCTACCAGACCAACCGGACGCTGACCCTGAGCGAGGGTGCGTGGGCCGAGAGCGTGCCCAACCTCGACATCCGCACCAACGACGTCAAGTGCGCCCACGCGTCCGCCGTCGGCCCGATCGACGAGGACCAGCGCTTCTACCTCGAGAGCCGTGGCGTGCAGCCCGAGATCGCCGAGCGCCTCGTCGTGCTCGGCTTCTTCGACGAGGTCATCTCGCAGCTGCCGTCGGCCGAACTGGCCGCCGACCTGCGGGCCCGTGTCGCCGCCAAGCTCAAGATCGGAGACGACTCATGA
- the sufB gene encoding Fe-S cluster assembly protein SufB, translating into MTTFDLDLSKYDLGWSDEVEYAFTPEKGINQGVVEQISWWKGEPRWMTDMRLRSLRLFDRKPMAEWFAVNMPDIDFQDIYYYLRPKGDQVSEWDELPEEMMKTYEKLGIPEAERQYLAGVTAQYESEVVYHKNREDLEAQGILFCDMDTALREYPHLVKEYFGTVIPPGDNKFAALNTSVWSGGSFIYVPPGVECEMPLQAYFRINSENAGQFERTLIIADEGSKVHYIEGCSAPVYSSDSLHSAVVEIVVKPHARVTYTTIQNWSPNVYNLVTKRAKVEAHGHMEWIDGNIGSKLTMKYPAVYLVGEGATGEVLSVAYAGEGQHQDAGAKMVHAAPNTSSKIVSKSISKDGGITTYRGLVRVDEGAHGCKSHVECDALLLDEDSVSKTLPYMEVGERDAQIGHEATVSKIADEQIFYLTSRGLSEEQAMSMVVNGFIEPITRTLPMEYAVEWSRLIELQMEGSVG; encoded by the coding sequence ATGACGACGTTCGATCTCGACTTGTCCAAGTACGACCTCGGTTGGAGCGATGAGGTCGAGTACGCCTTCACGCCCGAGAAGGGCATCAACCAAGGCGTCGTCGAGCAGATCTCGTGGTGGAAGGGCGAACCCCGCTGGATGACCGACATGCGGTTGCGTTCGCTGCGGTTGTTCGACCGCAAGCCGATGGCCGAATGGTTCGCGGTCAACATGCCCGACATCGATTTCCAGGACATCTACTACTACCTGCGCCCCAAGGGCGACCAGGTCTCCGAGTGGGACGAGCTCCCCGAGGAGATGATGAAGACGTACGAGAAGCTCGGTATCCCCGAAGCCGAGCGTCAGTACCTCGCCGGCGTCACGGCGCAGTACGAGTCCGAGGTCGTGTACCACAAGAACCGCGAAGACCTCGAGGCCCAGGGGATCCTCTTCTGCGACATGGACACCGCCCTGCGCGAGTACCCGCACCTGGTGAAGGAGTACTTCGGCACGGTCATCCCGCCGGGCGACAACAAGTTCGCCGCGCTCAACACGTCGGTCTGGTCGGGTGGCTCGTTCATCTACGTGCCGCCGGGCGTCGAATGCGAGATGCCGCTGCAGGCGTACTTCCGCATCAACTCCGAGAACGCCGGCCAGTTCGAGCGCACCCTGATCATCGCCGACGAAGGCTCCAAGGTGCACTACATCGAGGGCTGCTCGGCGCCGGTCTACTCGAGCGACTCGCTGCACTCGGCTGTCGTCGAGATCGTCGTCAAGCCGCACGCCCGTGTCACCTACACCACGATCCAGAACTGGTCGCCGAACGTCTACAACCTGGTCACCAAGCGGGCCAAGGTCGAAGCGCACGGCCACATGGAATGGATCGACGGCAACATCGGGTCGAAGCTCACCATGAAGTACCCGGCCGTCTACCTGGTCGGCGAGGGTGCCACCGGTGAGGTGCTCTCCGTCGCCTACGCAGGCGAGGGTCAGCACCAGGACGCCGGGGCCAAGATGGTCCACGCCGCGCCGAACACCTCGTCGAAGATCGTGTCGAAGTCGATCAGCAAGGACGGCGGCATCACCACCTACCGCGGACTCGTCCGGGTCGACGAGGGTGCCCACGGCTGCAAGAGCCACGTCGAGTGCGACGCCCTGTTGCTCGACGAGGACTCGGTGAGCAAGACGCTGCCCTACATGGAGGTCGGCGAACGCGACGCCCAGATCGGCCACGAGGCGACCGTCTCGAAGATCGCCGACGAGCAGATCTTCTACCTCACGAGCCGCGGCCTCTCCGAGGAGCAGGCGATGAGCATGGTGGTGAACGGCTTCATCGAGCCGATCACCCGCACCCTGCCGATGGAGTACGCCGTCGAATGGTCACGGTTGATCGAGCTCCAGATGGAAGGTTCCGTGGGCTAG
- a CDS encoding ferredoxin codes for MRVWIDQDLCTGDGLCVDHCHDVFTLLEDGIAYVVEDGEAQNDPGGSGSLAAVAPKHVESVIKAAEVCPGECIFIEIDAPVDADIDYDVDVRMAGRIDVRDDEAAA; via the coding sequence ATGCGTGTCTGGATCGACCAAGACCTCTGCACCGGCGACGGTCTCTGCGTCGACCACTGTCACGACGTGTTCACCCTGCTCGAAGACGGCATTGCGTACGTCGTCGAGGACGGCGAGGCCCAGAACGACCCGGGCGGGTCGGGCAGTCTGGCCGCCGTCGCACCCAAGCACGTCGAGTCGGTGATCAAGGCCGCCGAGGTGTGCCCCGGCGAGTGCATCTTCATCGAGATCGACGCACCGGTCGATGCCGACATCGACTACGACGTCGACGTGCGCATGGCCGGGCGCATCGACGTGCGCGACGACGAAGCCGCTGCGTGA
- a CDS encoding VOC family protein — protein sequence MSEALHDLRPKTARWTHVALRVTDMDATVDWYTTFTPLEVLERREDEDGFGAWLGHPDPDNPFILVLAQFLPDKDPFAGATTATLTPFSHLGIELPTKEDVDAVAAKGEAAGCLGMPARQMPDPIGYICMLTDPDGNMIEFSYDQGVYETARDKWS from the coding sequence ATGAGTGAGGCGCTCCACGACCTGCGGCCGAAGACGGCGCGCTGGACCCACGTCGCGCTCCGTGTCACCGACATGGACGCCACGGTCGACTGGTACACCACGTTCACGCCGCTCGAGGTGCTCGAGCGGCGTGAGGACGAGGACGGGTTCGGTGCGTGGCTCGGCCACCCCGACCCCGACAACCCGTTCATCCTCGTGTTGGCCCAGTTCCTGCCCGACAAGGATCCCTTCGCCGGTGCCACCACGGCCACGCTGACCCCGTTCAGCCACCTCGGCATCGAGCTGCCGACGAAGGAAGACGTCGACGCCGTCGCCGCCAAGGGCGAAGCCGCCGGCTGCCTCGGCATGCCGGCCCGTCAGATGCCCGACCCGATCGGCTACATCTGCATGCTGACCGACCCCGACGGCAACATGATCGAGTTCTCGTACGACCAGGGCGTCTACGAGACCGCTCGCGACAAGTGGAGCTGA